In the genome of Apostichopus japonicus isolate 1M-3 chromosome 15, ASM3797524v1, whole genome shotgun sequence, one region contains:
- the LOC139981364 gene encoding uncharacterized protein, with amino-acid sequence MNFISSFCVLYSCDQQQTDVTTGLDTSHERDVEKEGSHAFLFDEDIAKLPYVEPMRPLQLVKWEELSDVTDHGLELDQGEGWEVTDMFATNEADFGFKSTFDETLSEYTTLLVKEATPDYQLRWERACRLADEIEGKKKAEQANRAKQPKKRKKKSRRSKKSGCPYK; translated from the exons ATGaatttcatttcttcattttgtgTACTTTATAGCTGCGACCAACAGCAGACTGACGTCACTACTGGACTGGACACTTCCCATGAAAGAGACGTTGAAAAAGAAGGTTCTCACG CTTTCCTTTTTGACGAAGATATTGCCAAACTCCCTTACGTTGAACCAATGAGACCGCTACAACTGGTCAAGTGGGAGGAGCTTAGTGACGTAACTGACCATGGCCTCGAATTAGATCAG GGTGAAGGCTGGGAAGTCACCGATATGTTTGCTACAAACGAGGCTGATTTTGGCTTCAAGTCAACCTTCGATGAAACCTTGTCTGAGTACAC GACCTTACTGGTAAAGGAAGCTACACCAGATTATCAGCTCAGATGGGAGAGGGCCTGTAGACTTGCTGATGAGATCGAAGGGAAGAAAAAGGCCGAGCAAGCGAACAGGGCCAAACAACCTAAAAAACGTAAAAAGAAAAGCCGTCGGTCAAAGAAATCAGGCTGTCCTTATAAATGA